One region of Candidatus Polarisedimenticolaceae bacterium genomic DNA includes:
- a CDS encoding dihydrofolate reductase family protein has protein sequence MNRPFVYVNMAMSADGKITSKLREEPRFTSPRDKKTMDKLRAEADALLIGAGTLRHDDPRQDVRDPEMKAYRRSLDKPDLLLNVLVTASADVDPQSKLFDPAKSEACVVATVEDAPEERLRRLREVAEIWTLGRGRVDIPLLLARLKARGVERLLVEGGGDMNWSFVENDAIDELYVTVAPAIFGGRDAPTPVEGEGLTMASRRKLRLVSAEIVEGEIFCRYAFVR, from the coding sequence ATGAACCGGCCGTTCGTCTACGTGAACATGGCGATGAGCGCGGACGGGAAGATCACGTCCAAGCTCCGGGAGGAGCCGCGCTTCACGTCGCCGCGTGACAAGAAGACGATGGACAAGCTCCGCGCCGAGGCGGACGCCCTGCTCATCGGCGCGGGGACGCTCCGTCACGACGACCCGCGCCAGGACGTCCGCGACCCGGAGATGAAGGCGTACCGTCGCTCGCTGGACAAGCCGGATCTCCTCCTGAACGTCCTCGTCACGGCGTCCGCCGACGTCGATCCGCAATCGAAGCTGTTCGACCCGGCGAAGTCCGAGGCGTGCGTCGTGGCGACGGTCGAGGACGCTCCGGAGGAGCGTCTCCGGCGCCTCCGGGAGGTGGCGGAGATCTGGACGCTCGGCCGCGGCCGCGTCGACATCCCGCTGCTCCTCGCGCGCCTCAAGGCGCGGGGCGTGGAGCGGCTCCTCGTCGAGGGGGGCGGCGACATGAACTGGAGCTTCGTCGAGAACGACGCGATCGACGAGCTGTACGTCACCGTCGCGCCCGCGATCTTCGGCGGCCGGGACGCGCCGACGCCGGTCGAGGGTGAAGGGCTCACGATGGCGTCGCGGCGGAAGCTCAGGCTCGTCTCCGCCGAGATCGTCGAGGGCGAGATCTTCTGCCGGTACGCCTTCGTCCGATGA
- the polX gene encoding DNA polymerase/3'-5' exonuclease PolX, which translates to MIDRGRVADALDEIGVLLELLGENAFKTRAYANAARIVRGLDEDLETVIRDKRLGTIKGIGPALVDKITTLVATGGLPALEELRRQVPPGMLEWLRVPGLGVKKARAIHLTLGISTLDELEEAAHAEKLRVLEGFGAATEAKILEGIGRVRRHAGRFHRPLILEEARRLRDALAVLPGVTVEIAGSARRGAATSKDVDLVAAASDPAPVMEAFLALPGIDGIVGRGPTKCSVRLAAGPNADLRVVTPEAFPFALCYFTGSQAHNIALRGRAQQRGMRLNEYALVREADGSRVPCSSEAEIYAALGLAYVPPELREDAGEIAAAERGPLPDLVTVADLKGILHVHSTWSDGTATIRAMAEAARAMGMTYLGMCDHSRSAAYAGGMSIERVLEQHREIDTLNAEYAGAFTVLKGIEVDILVDGTLDYPDEVLRSFDLVVASVHSRFNLSAAEQTERMIRAVRSGFVDIVGHPTGRILLGRDPYPLDLFALIDAAAERGVAIEVNAHPHRLDLDPVGLRHGLARGLETAIDPDAHETGGLHDITYGIDTARRGGCTAADVLNTKTLSGLRAWLQDRRR; encoded by the coding sequence ATGATCGACCGCGGAAGGGTCGCTGACGCCCTCGACGAGATCGGCGTGCTCCTGGAGCTCCTCGGCGAGAACGCGTTCAAGACCCGCGCGTACGCGAACGCCGCTCGCATCGTGCGCGGCCTCGACGAGGACCTCGAGACGGTGATCCGCGACAAGCGGCTCGGCACGATCAAGGGGATCGGCCCCGCGCTCGTCGACAAGATCACGACGCTCGTCGCGACGGGCGGCCTCCCCGCGCTCGAAGAGCTCCGGCGGCAGGTGCCGCCGGGAATGCTCGAGTGGCTCCGCGTCCCCGGGCTCGGCGTCAAGAAGGCGCGCGCGATCCACCTGACGCTCGGCATCTCGACGCTCGACGAGCTCGAGGAGGCGGCCCACGCGGAGAAGCTCCGTGTCCTCGAAGGCTTCGGCGCGGCGACCGAGGCGAAGATCCTCGAAGGAATCGGACGCGTCCGCCGGCACGCCGGCCGGTTCCACCGGCCGCTCATCCTCGAGGAGGCGCGGCGCCTCCGGGACGCGCTCGCCGTGCTCCCCGGCGTCACCGTCGAGATCGCGGGCTCCGCGCGCCGCGGAGCGGCAACGTCGAAGGACGTCGACCTCGTCGCGGCCGCCTCGGATCCGGCCCCCGTGATGGAGGCGTTCCTCGCGTTGCCCGGGATCGACGGCATCGTCGGGCGGGGGCCGACGAAGTGCAGCGTGCGCCTCGCGGCCGGCCCGAACGCCGACCTGCGCGTCGTGACGCCGGAAGCGTTCCCGTTCGCGCTCTGCTACTTCACCGGGAGCCAGGCCCACAACATCGCGCTCCGCGGCCGGGCGCAGCAGCGCGGAATGCGTTTGAACGAGTACGCGCTCGTCCGGGAGGCCGACGGATCGCGAGTCCCGTGCTCGAGCGAGGCGGAGATCTACGCCGCTCTCGGCCTCGCCTACGTCCCCCCCGAGCTGCGCGAGGACGCCGGCGAGATCGCCGCCGCGGAGCGCGGCCCGCTTCCCGATCTCGTGACCGTCGCCGATCTCAAGGGAATCCTGCACGTCCACTCGACTTGGTCGGACGGCACGGCGACGATCCGCGCGATGGCCGAAGCGGCGCGCGCGATGGGGATGACCTACCTCGGCATGTGCGACCACTCGCGCTCGGCGGCGTACGCGGGTGGGATGTCGATCGAGCGCGTCCTCGAGCAGCATCGCGAGATCGACACGTTGAACGCCGAGTATGCGGGTGCGTTCACCGTGCTCAAGGGGATCGAGGTCGACATCCTCGTCGACGGCACGCTCGACTATCCCGACGAGGTCCTGCGGAGCTTCGATCTCGTCGTCGCCTCGGTGCACAGCCGGTTCAACCTGAGCGCGGCCGAGCAGACGGAGCGGATGATCCGGGCGGTCCGGAGCGGCTTCGTCGACATCGTCGGGCATCCCACCGGGCGGATCCTCCTCGGCCGAGACCCGTACCCGCTCGACCTCTTCGCGCTCATCGACGCCGCCGCGGAGCGGGGCGTCGCCATCGAGGTCAACGCGCACCCGCACCGGCTCGACCTCGACCCGGTGGGTCTCCGCCACGGTCTCGCGCGCGGACTCGAGACCGCGATCGATCCCGACGCTCACGAGACCGGCGGCTTGCACGACATCACCTACGGGATCGACACGGCGCGGCGCGGCGGCTGCACCGCCGCGGACGTGCTCAACACGAAAACCCTTTCCGGGCTGCGCGCGTGGCTCCAGGATCGCCGGCGATGA
- the nth gene encoding endonuclease III, producing MRESPADRKTRAKRIVRTLKKLYPDAETELRHRNPLELLVATILSAQCTDARVNLVTPALFAKYETAADYARAKTPDMEELIRSTGFFRNKAKSIIGLGRALAERHGGKVPDTMEELVKLPGVGRKTANVLLGSWFRRPAIPVDTHVQRVAGRLALTRETDPVAIETDLQQVIPEKDWTFASTGLIWHGRRVCHARKPDCPCCALNPDCPFPRP from the coding sequence ATGAGGGAGTCCCCGGCGGACAGGAAGACGCGCGCGAAGCGCATCGTGCGGACGCTCAAGAAGCTCTACCCGGACGCCGAGACGGAGCTTCGGCATCGGAACCCTCTCGAGCTGCTCGTCGCGACGATCCTCTCGGCGCAGTGCACCGACGCGCGCGTCAACCTCGTGACCCCGGCCCTCTTCGCGAAGTACGAGACCGCCGCCGACTATGCGCGCGCGAAGACACCCGACATGGAAGAGCTCATCCGATCGACCGGGTTCTTCCGGAACAAGGCGAAGTCGATCATCGGCCTCGGCCGAGCGCTCGCCGAGCGCCACGGCGGGAAGGTGCCCGACACGATGGAGGAGCTCGTGAAGCTCCCCGGGGTCGGGCGCAAGACGGCGAACGTGCTCCTCGGGAGCTGGTTCCGCCGGCCGGCGATCCCCGTCGACACTCACGTCCAGCGCGTCGCAGGGCGTCTGGCGTTGACCCGTGAGACCGATCCGGTCGCGATCGAGACCGACTTGCAGCAGGTCATCCCCGAAAAGGATTGGACCTTCGCCTCGACCGGGCTCATCTGGCACGGCCGTCGCGTTTGTCATGCCCGCAAGCCCGACTGCCCGTGCTGCGCGCTGAACCCCGACTGTCCGTTTCCCAGGCCTTGA
- a CDS encoding rhodanese-like domain-containing protein: MRPGDRFKPIAADELYERLAMGEPFCVVDVRTDGEYAQAHIPGSILMPLHELPARAAEIPNGGTPIAIVAEQGHRSVSACNFLAECGFGPLYNLDGGLTRWHGPLATGINGQHHPHQLIAPTPWLVENFHHLPKGVALDVAMGNGRNAIYLATRGFDVDGVDVDPDVVATARQTARRFHAPIRAIVGNVEDGTYILPMEAYDVIVVFNFLHRPLFCDIRDGLRPGGVVVYQTYFEDQIRFGKPTSPAHLLAKGELEEAFSSFEILRHHERIDAAVPGGPLCALAGIVARKPEA, encoded by the coding sequence TTGCGTCCGGGGGATCGCTTCAAGCCCATCGCGGCGGATGAGCTCTACGAGAGGCTCGCGATGGGCGAGCCGTTCTGCGTCGTCGACGTCCGGACCGACGGCGAGTACGCACAGGCCCACATCCCCGGCTCGATCCTCATGCCGCTCCACGAGCTTCCCGCGCGCGCCGCGGAGATCCCGAACGGCGGCACGCCGATCGCGATCGTCGCCGAGCAAGGGCACCGCAGCGTCTCCGCGTGCAACTTTCTGGCGGAGTGCGGCTTCGGCCCTCTCTACAACCTGGACGGCGGCCTGACGCGCTGGCACGGGCCGCTCGCCACGGGGATCAACGGGCAGCACCACCCGCATCAGCTCATTGCGCCGACGCCGTGGCTCGTGGAGAACTTCCATCACCTCCCGAAGGGCGTGGCGCTCGACGTCGCGATGGGCAACGGCCGGAACGCGATCTATCTCGCGACGCGGGGATTCGACGTCGACGGCGTCGACGTCGACCCGGACGTCGTCGCGACGGCGCGGCAGACCGCCCGCCGGTTCCACGCGCCGATCCGCGCGATCGTCGGCAACGTCGAGGATGGGACCTACATCCTGCCGATGGAGGCGTACGACGTCATCGTCGTCTTCAACTTCCTCCACCGCCCGCTCTTCTGCGACATCCGCGACGGCCTGCGGCCCGGTGGCGTCGTCGTCTACCAGACGTATTTCGAGGATCAGATCCGCTTCGGCAAGCCGACGAGCCCCGCCCACCTCCTCGCGAAGGGCGAGCTGGAAGAGGCGTTCTCGTCGTTCGAGATCCTGCGGCACCACGAGCGGATCGACGCCGCGGTGCCGGGCGGGCCGCTCTGCGCGCTCGCCGGGATCGTCGCGAGGAAGCCCGAAGCCTGA
- a CDS encoding LON peptidase substrate-binding domain-containing protein, whose product MSAERLVPVFPLPDVVFFPRTVLPLHVFESRYRAMVKDALAADRTFAVALLQPGWEKDYRRSPAFHPIATIGRMEDVETTHDGRFLLRLVGVSRVRLGRVARETPYRVCRADEIPERPLNATDPKLRRAKLDLLASQVCLARELAGTAHTGLILDETLSFEAAVNGACTILPVETAVRQSLLEIDDLIERHRRAAKILDEILERVLRLKSLRGRDEGSSGLN is encoded by the coding sequence ATGTCGGCCGAGCGTTTGGTTCCCGTCTTCCCCCTCCCCGACGTCGTCTTCTTCCCTCGCACCGTCCTGCCGCTCCACGTCTTCGAGTCGCGCTATCGCGCGATGGTGAAGGACGCGCTCGCCGCCGACCGCACCTTCGCGGTGGCGCTCCTCCAGCCCGGCTGGGAGAAGGACTACCGCAGGAGCCCCGCGTTCCATCCCATCGCCACGATCGGACGGATGGAGGACGTCGAGACGACGCACGATGGGAGATTCCTGCTCCGCCTGGTCGGCGTCAGCCGTGTGCGCCTCGGCCGTGTCGCGCGGGAGACCCCCTACCGGGTCTGCCGCGCCGACGAGATCCCCGAACGGCCGCTGAACGCGACCGACCCGAAGCTGCGCCGGGCGAAGCTCGATCTGCTGGCGTCGCAGGTGTGCCTCGCGCGCGAGCTCGCCGGTACCGCGCACACAGGGCTGATCCTGGACGAGACGCTGTCGTTCGAGGCGGCGGTCAACGGCGCCTGCACGATCCTACCGGTCGAGACCGCCGTGCGGCAGTCGCTCCTCGAGATCGACGATCTCATCGAGCGCCACCGCCGCGCGGCGAAGATCCTGGACGAGATCCTGGAGCGTGTGCTGCGGCTGAAATCGCTCAGGGGACGGGACGAAGGATCGAGCGGGCTCAACTGA
- a CDS encoding cation diffusion facilitator family transporter, with translation MHRHAHGPDGHAKESEQRRLRWVLALTLVYTVAEIAGGLASNSLALLADAGHMVTDDLALGLAVLAAWFASRPPDRGRTYGYQRAEILAALVNGIGLAVVCAFIFWEAIRRFNAPPDIRTGMMAWIGAGGLAVNTVSALLLHRHAHGLNARAARLHVLGDLFGSIGVLAASAAIALFGWGWADPVTSIVIGVIVVVSSIRLILDSVHVLMEGTPGHLDAEEIRRALAALQGVTDVHDLHVWSLGGRVPLLTAHLRVEHSARGHDVLRVATALLSERFAIGHVTLQIEPADFNIRGLPAPVDKGGAST, from the coding sequence GTGCACCGCCACGCCCACGGCCCGGACGGCCACGCGAAAGAGTCGGAGCAGCGCCGTTTGCGCTGGGTCCTGGCCCTGACGCTCGTGTACACCGTCGCCGAGATCGCGGGCGGGCTGGCGTCCAACTCGCTCGCGCTCCTGGCGGACGCGGGCCACATGGTCACGGACGATCTGGCGCTCGGCCTCGCCGTCCTCGCGGCCTGGTTCGCGAGCCGCCCTCCCGACCGCGGAAGGACGTACGGCTACCAGCGCGCCGAGATCCTGGCGGCGCTCGTGAACGGGATCGGGCTCGCGGTCGTGTGCGCGTTCATCTTCTGGGAGGCGATCCGCCGCTTCAACGCGCCTCCCGACATCCGGACCGGGATGATGGCGTGGATCGGCGCCGGCGGGCTCGCGGTCAACACGGTCTCGGCTCTCCTCCTTCACCGGCACGCGCACGGGCTGAACGCGCGCGCCGCGCGCCTGCACGTCCTCGGCGATCTCTTCGGGTCGATCGGGGTGCTCGCCGCCTCCGCTGCGATCGCGCTCTTCGGCTGGGGCTGGGCGGACCCGGTGACGAGCATCGTCATCGGCGTCATCGTCGTCGTGAGCTCGATCCGCCTCATCCTCGATTCGGTGCACGTGCTCATGGAGGGGACCCCGGGACATCTCGACGCCGAGGAGATCCGCCGCGCGCTCGCGGCGCTGCAGGGGGTGACCGACGTCCACGACCTCCACGTCTGGTCCCTCGGAGGGCGGGTCCCGCTCCTGACCGCGCACCTCCGGGTCGAGCACTCGGCGCGCGGTCATGACGTCCTGAGGGTCGCGACGGCGCTCCTTTCGGAGCGTTTCGCGATCGGCCACGTCACCCTCCAGATCGAGCCGGCCGACTTCAACATCCGAGGACTGCCCGCCCCCGTTGACAAGGGCGGCGCCTCGACGTAA
- a CDS encoding S8 family serine peptidase — translation MRLPALVLVAALVAAAALAAEPADVKIAPWLSSRLAGGAQDGLLVLFDDDAGLQRTLHGARGSAGVYAALTERAHATQASLRAALTADGIPFRPLYLVNGLALRGDLALARRIAARPEVVRIVGDPKVQGIESSLFSPAPSAIDTIEWGVSRVNADHVWTLDGKRGEGIVVASADTGVEWTHPAIQGKYRGWNGTTASHDFNWFDAIDATTTAPLDDNNHGTHTTGTMVGDDGAGNQIGVAPGAKWIACRNMDHGVGQPSTYIACNQFFLAPFPHGGDPETDGDPSLSPDIVNNSWSCPTSEGCDAFVLESSFAALRAAGILAVAAAQNSGPGCSTVTDPPGIYDEALVAGASDINNALAGFSSRGPVTTDGSGRMRPDVAAPGVSVRSSIRGGTYASFSGTSMASPHTAGSAALLWSAKPQVRGLIGITKCLLSRSTTTVLTLSSPQTCGGTTAADRPNNFWGWGLVDAYNAIHFGPDSDGDGIADVCDCRPADSGVYDTPSDVTRLEFNASKTLLSWDDQSRQAGNATVYDVVRGDLQTLRATGTIADALCHGPAGTATSLGDPSIPAVDAGFYYVVRARNACGDGGWGASSSGPRTHATCP, via the coding sequence GTGCGCCTCCCCGCCCTCGTTCTTGTCGCCGCGCTTGTCGCCGCCGCCGCGCTCGCTGCCGAGCCGGCCGACGTCAAGATCGCCCCGTGGCTCTCCTCACGGCTCGCGGGCGGCGCCCAGGACGGCCTCCTCGTTCTCTTCGACGACGACGCCGGATTGCAGCGCACGCTCCACGGTGCGCGTGGATCCGCCGGGGTCTACGCCGCGCTCACCGAGCGCGCGCACGCGACGCAGGCGTCGCTCCGGGCCGCGCTCACTGCGGACGGGATTCCGTTCCGCCCGCTCTACCTCGTCAACGGCCTCGCCCTCCGCGGGGATCTCGCGCTGGCGCGGCGGATCGCGGCCCGCCCCGAGGTCGTCCGGATCGTGGGCGATCCGAAGGTGCAGGGGATCGAGTCGAGCCTCTTCTCCCCCGCCCCGTCGGCGATCGACACGATCGAGTGGGGCGTCTCGCGCGTGAACGCCGACCACGTCTGGACCCTGGACGGCAAGCGCGGCGAGGGGATCGTCGTGGCCTCCGCGGACACCGGCGTCGAATGGACGCATCCGGCGATCCAGGGAAAGTATCGCGGCTGGAACGGGACGACCGCGAGCCACGACTTCAACTGGTTCGACGCGATCGACGCCACGACGACGGCGCCGCTCGACGACAACAACCACGGCACGCACACCACGGGCACGATGGTCGGGGACGACGGCGCGGGGAATCAGATCGGCGTCGCGCCCGGAGCGAAGTGGATCGCCTGCCGCAACATGGACCACGGGGTCGGGCAGCCGTCGACCTACATCGCGTGCAACCAGTTCTTCCTCGCCCCTTTTCCGCACGGCGGCGATCCGGAGACCGACGGCGACCCTTCGCTCTCTCCCGACATCGTCAACAACTCGTGGAGCTGTCCGACGTCGGAGGGCTGCGACGCCTTCGTTCTCGAGTCGAGCTTCGCGGCGCTCCGGGCCGCGGGGATCCTCGCCGTCGCCGCGGCGCAGAACAGCGGCCCGGGCTGCAGCACCGTGACCGATCCCCCGGGGATCTACGACGAGGCGCTCGTCGCGGGCGCGTCGGACATCAACAACGCGCTCGCCGGCTTCTCGTCGCGCGGGCCGGTGACGACCGACGGAAGCGGGAGGATGCGGCCCGACGTCGCGGCGCCCGGAGTCTCGGTCCGCTCGTCGATCCGCGGCGGGACGTACGCGAGCTTCAGCGGCACGAGCATGGCGAGCCCCCACACCGCCGGCTCGGCGGCGCTCCTCTGGTCGGCGAAGCCGCAGGTGCGCGGGCTCATCGGGATCACGAAGTGCTTGCTGAGCCGCTCGACGACGACCGTGCTCACTCTGTCCTCGCCCCAGACCTGCGGGGGCACGACGGCCGCCGACCGGCCGAACAATTTCTGGGGCTGGGGCTTGGTCGACGCCTACAACGCGATCCACTTCGGCCCCGACTCGGATGGCGACGGGATCGCCGATGTGTGCGACTGCCGGCCGGCCGACTCCGGGGTGTACGACACGCCCTCGGACGTGACGCGGCTCGAATTCAACGCCTCCAAGACGCTCCTGTCCTGGGACGACCAGTCCCGTCAGGCGGGCAACGCGACCGTCTATGACGTGGTTCGCGGCGATCTTCAGACGCTGCGCGCCACCGGGACGATCGCCGATGCGCTCTGCCACGGCCCCGCGGGGACGGCGACCAGCCTCGGCGACCCTTCGATTCCTGCGGTGGACGCCGGCTTCTACTACGTTGTCCGCGCCCGGAACGCCTGCGGGGACGGCGGATGGGGAGCGTCCTCGAGCGGCCCGCGCACCCACGCCACCTGCCCGTAA
- a CDS encoding tryptophanase, with protein MAFKTIIEPFRIKTVEPIRRTTRAEREAALVAAHHNLFLLPARDVLIDLLTDSGTGALSSEQWAAMMRGDESYAGSESFYRFQSTVQEITGYPHVLPTHQGRAAERILFGTMVKPGDVVPNNTHFDTTRANVEHRGATALDLPLREGLDPTSPHPFKGNMDVARLTRVLEENPGKVPLVMLTITNNSGGGQPVSLENVRAVHDVCRARGIPLFLDACRFAENSWFVKTRESGRAALSPLAIAQETFSLAEGCTMSAKKDGMVNIGGFLALRDPDLARRCSDLLILTEGFVTYGGLAGYDLEALAVGLKEVLHEDYLEYRTRSVAYLAERLIAGGVPMMTPAGGHALYLDAKRFLPHVPQEEYPAWALSLALYLEGGIRSVEIGSVMFGRQPDGSERPAPMELVRLAFPRRVYTQSHVDYVAEVVLHVKTLASKIRGVRIVEAPPTLRHFSAHLAPAGPALIAT; from the coding sequence ATGGCGTTCAAGACCATCATCGAGCCGTTCCGGATCAAGACCGTCGAGCCGATCCGGCGGACGACCCGCGCCGAGCGCGAGGCCGCCCTCGTCGCGGCGCATCACAACCTCTTCCTGCTCCCCGCGCGCGACGTGCTCATCGATCTCTTGACCGACTCGGGCACCGGCGCGCTCTCGTCGGAGCAGTGGGCGGCGATGATGCGCGGCGACGAGTCGTACGCCGGCTCGGAGTCGTTCTACCGGTTTCAGTCGACGGTGCAAGAGATCACCGGCTATCCCCACGTCCTGCCGACGCACCAGGGGCGCGCGGCGGAGCGGATCCTCTTCGGCACGATGGTGAAGCCCGGCGACGTCGTCCCGAACAACACGCACTTCGACACGACGCGGGCCAATGTGGAGCATCGCGGGGCGACGGCGCTCGACCTTCCGCTCCGCGAAGGTCTCGATCCGACGTCGCCACATCCGTTCAAGGGGAACATGGACGTGGCCCGCCTGACGCGCGTCCTCGAGGAGAACCCCGGGAAGGTCCCGCTCGTCATGCTCACGATCACGAACAACTCCGGCGGCGGGCAGCCGGTGAGCCTCGAGAACGTGCGGGCCGTCCACGACGTCTGCCGCGCCCGCGGGATCCCCCTGTTCCTCGATGCCTGCCGGTTCGCCGAGAACTCCTGGTTCGTCAAGACACGCGAGTCCGGCCGGGCCGCGCTGTCACCGCTCGCGATCGCGCAGGAAACGTTCTCTCTCGCCGAAGGCTGCACGATGAGCGCCAAGAAGGACGGGATGGTGAACATCGGCGGCTTCCTCGCCCTTCGTGACCCCGACCTTGCGCGCCGGTGCAGCGACCTGCTCATCCTCACGGAGGGGTTCGTCACCTACGGCGGCCTCGCGGGCTACGACCTCGAGGCCCTCGCGGTCGGCCTGAAGGAAGTCCTGCACGAGGACTACCTCGAATACCGGACGCGCTCCGTCGCCTACCTCGCCGAGCGCCTCATCGCGGGCGGCGTGCCGATGATGACCCCCGCCGGCGGGCACGCTCTCTACCTCGATGCGAAGCGGTTCCTCCCCCACGTGCCCCAGGAGGAATACCCGGCGTGGGCGCTCTCGCTCGCCCTCTACCTCGAGGGCGGCATCCGCTCGGTCGAGATCGGATCGGTCATGTTCGGGCGCCAGCCCGACGGAAGCGAGCGGCCCGCGCCGATGGAGCTCGTGCGCCTCGCCTTCCCGCGGCGGGTGTATACGCAGAGCCACGTCGACTACGTCGCCGAGGTCGTGCTCCACGTGAAGACGCTCGCGTCGAAGATCCGCGGCGTGCGCATCGTCGAGGCGCCGCCGACCCTCAGGCACTTCTCGGCGCATCTCGCGCCGGCGGGACCGGCGCTCATCGCCACCTAG
- a CDS encoding aldehyde dehydrogenase family protein, whose protein sequence is MTTATRNDVLASLGIETTSSGAAIGTWLATRGPELVSFDPASGEPLGRVVQATAEDYETVVRSAADAFTRWRMVPAPKRGEMVRQLGEELRKHKETLGRLVSLEAGKILSEGLGEVQEMIDICDFAVGLSRQLYGLSMHSERPKHRMYEQWHPLGPIGIVTAFNFPVAVWAWNAAIAAVCGDTMVWKPSSKTPLTAVAVQNIAHRVMEANDARGVFNLVIGRGADVGELMLADKRLPLISATGSCRMGRRIAVVVGERLGRTLLELGGNNAIVVMDDANLDLAVRAVLFGAVGTAGQRCTTTRRLIVHKNVASEMVSRLEKAYAHVRIGDPLEPETLMGPLIDGGAVEDMMTALDRVRKEGGSVVRGGHRVDRPGHFVEPTIVRVKRGMATPKDETFAPILYVYEVESLDEAIAIQNDVPQGLSSSIFTDGMRHAETFLSALGSDCGIANVNIGTSGAEIGGAFGGEKETGGGRESGSDSWKAYMRRQTNTINWGDDLPLAQGVRFDL, encoded by the coding sequence ATGACGACCGCCACTCGCAACGACGTTCTGGCCAGCCTCGGCATCGAGACCACGAGCTCCGGGGCCGCGATCGGCACCTGGCTCGCGACGCGAGGGCCGGAGCTGGTCTCGTTCGATCCCGCGTCGGGTGAGCCGCTCGGCCGCGTCGTCCAGGCGACCGCGGAGGACTACGAGACGGTCGTGAGATCGGCGGCCGACGCGTTCACGCGCTGGCGCATGGTTCCCGCGCCGAAGCGCGGCGAGATGGTCCGCCAGCTCGGCGAGGAGCTGCGCAAGCACAAAGAGACGCTCGGGCGCCTCGTCTCGCTCGAAGCCGGGAAGATCCTCTCCGAAGGACTGGGCGAGGTCCAGGAGATGATCGACATCTGCGACTTCGCGGTCGGGCTCAGCCGGCAGCTCTACGGGCTCTCGATGCACTCGGAGCGGCCGAAGCACCGTATGTACGAGCAGTGGCACCCGTTGGGGCCGATCGGGATCGTGACCGCTTTCAACTTCCCCGTCGCGGTCTGGGCGTGGAACGCGGCGATCGCCGCGGTGTGCGGCGACACGATGGTCTGGAAGCCTTCCTCGAAGACCCCGCTCACCGCGGTCGCCGTCCAGAACATCGCGCACCGCGTCATGGAAGCGAACGACGCCCGAGGGGTATTCAACCTGGTCATCGGCCGCGGCGCGGATGTCGGCGAGCTCATGCTCGCCGACAAGCGCCTGCCCCTGATCTCGGCGACCGGCTCGTGCCGCATGGGGCGGCGGATCGCCGTCGTCGTCGGCGAGCGGCTCGGTCGGACGCTCCTCGAGCTGGGCGGCAACAACGCGATCGTCGTCATGGACGATGCGAACCTCGACCTCGCCGTGCGCGCGGTCCTCTTCGGCGCCGTCGGCACCGCGGGACAGCGCTGCACGACGACGCGCCGCCTCATCGTCCACAAGAACGTCGCGAGCGAGATGGTCTCGCGCCTCGAGAAGGCGTACGCCCACGTCCGCATCGGCGACCCGCTCGAGCCGGAGACGCTCATGGGGCCGCTCATCGACGGCGGCGCCGTCGAGGACATGATGACCGCCCTCGACCGCGTCCGGAAGGAAGGCGGCTCGGTCGTGAGGGGCGGCCACCGCGTCGACCGGCCCGGGCACTTCGTCGAGCCGACGATCGTTCGCGTGAAGCGCGGAATGGCGACGCCGAAGGACGAGACGTTCGCGCCGATCCTCTACGTCTACGAGGTCGAGTCGCTCGACGAAGCGATCGCGATCCAGAACGACGTTCCCCAGGGGCTCTCGTCGTCGATCTTCACCGACGGCATGCGGCACGCGGAGACGTTCCTCTCGGCGCTCGGCAGCGACTGCGGCATCGCGAACGTCAACATCGGAACGTCGGGCGCGGAGATCGGCGGCGCGTTCGGCGGCGAGAAGGAAACCGGCGGCGGGCGCGAGTCGGGGTCGGATTCCTGGAAGGCCTACATGCGCCGCCAGACGAACACGATCAATTGGGGCGACGATCTCCCGCTGGCCCAGGGCGTGCGGTTCGACCTCTAG